CATCATAATTTTTCCACCTGATGTTGACAGTTTCCCTGATTCCCTGCCGAAGACTATCATTTTCTTCCTGTGACAAGGTCTTGTCAACGATAATATCAAAAAGTACGTTGGTCTTTTCATCAAGTTCCACCATCCTGAAATTGACAATTTGAATATTGGGATATCGACTGGCAACACTAGTCTGGATTTCATTTTCTGTCGTTTCTACTTGAACCTGATTGGTGGAAACCGGATCCATGTGAATCACAATATCAATTTCCAGCTGATCCATAATTCTTTTCTCCAGTGCATCAATGGCTCTGTGCACTTCCAGAATACTTAGATTATCCGGTACCTCTGCATGAATTGAAGCAATCGTTCTTCCCGGCCCGTAATCATGAATAATCAGATCGTGTGCCCCAAGAATATTCTTACCCGAACCGACAAGCTGATAAATGCGCTCTTCAACTTCAGGATCCGGTGCCTGACCCAACAACAGACCAACCGTATCTCTGGCCACCGAAAACCCTGAATACATAATAAGTAACGAGATAATGACACCGGCTATACCATCGATGGACAATTTGAAAAAATGACCGATGATCATCGAAACAACTACCATCGAAGTCGCAATGCTGTCATTGATGCTGTCAAATGCAGTTGCCCGGATGACACTGGAGTTTATCACCTTATAAATATAAAGATTATAAGAATACATCCATAACTTCACCACCACTGATATAAGCAGAAGAATTAAAGATAACCAGCTGAAAACTATTATTTCAGGATTTAAAATTTTTTCATATGATGTTTTTAACAACTGTAAGCCGACACTCATAATAATAAAGGCGACTACTAAAGAAGCAACATATTCATACCGTCCATGCCCCAGCGGGTGATCATGGTCAGCCGGTTTATTACTGAATTTCGAACCCAGAATAGCAACCAGTGATGAGGCCATATCGGTCAAATTGTTAAAGGCATCAGATATGACGGCAATACTGTTTATGCCGACTCCTACTCCCAATTTGACCAGAAACAAAAGGAAGTTGCAGAATAAGCCCAGGCTTCCGGAAAGCACACCATAAGCCTCTCTCACAGACTGATTGCTTACATCTTCATAATTTTTTATTCTTTTTCTGATAATCAGCTTAATCATATAGCCCTCCCATTAGAACAATTACCTATTTTATAGCATGATTCATGGACGAAGAAGCGACAGCACTCTGTTTGAAACCCTCATTAACGAGCTAATCTGATTATCTCATTTTAAAGAATCCCTGTTCCATTGTCAACGCCGATAGAAATGAATAAAATTGCATTGTTTAGTGAACCCTTATCGCCCTATCTAAGCAGAAAATCTTGACAAACAAAAAACAGCGAACCTTACTGGCACGCTGTTCTTTGTATTAGGAATGAAAAGAAAAAGGATTTGTTGTTTGCTCACTCATAGGATACCGCCTGAAACTTTATGAAACCTTTGAATCATGTTAAGGGATTGTTAATCCCAAATTTCTTTAAGGTTTTATTAAACTTGCTACTTCTCGTCGCAAATATTATGCTTCTGTTCATCCTTGAGCAGGCGATATTCTCTCACCCCGTAAAATTCTCAACCCGCCTAAAGCCAAAGCTTCTAGCTCATTTTCCCCGGCCATGACAAAAACATCTCCGATCCAGTCAATTCCCGGTCTAATCAGATTCATTAATTTCTGCGAATAAGCCATCCCACCAGTCAAAATAATTGCATCCATTTTCCCCTTTAATACCGTTGCCATTTCACCAATCCCTTTGGCAATCTGATAAGCCTGGGCTTCAAAAATCATTTTTGCCTGCTGATCATTATTTTCAATCATTTTTTCGATCTCACGAAGATCAGCAATCCCAAAATACGCCTTAAATCCGCCATTGCCTCTAATTTTTCGTTTGATCTGCGCTTTACTGAGCTTTTGTTCATAACAATAATCAACAAATGCCAGGAGCGGTACCGTTCCTGACCGTTCAGGCGAAAAAGGACCGGAATCATCGGCAACCACGTCAATAATTTTCCCTTTACAATGGGCACTGATTGAAATACCACTCCCCAGATGGGCAACTACCAGGTTTAAATCGAAATATTCCCGTCCCCATTCCCGGGCAAACTTCCGTCCCATCGCCTTGCCGTTTAAGACATGACAAAAGCTCTTTCTTTCTATTTCGGGAAACCCGCTGATCCGGGCAATATCAATCATCTCATCTGCAGAAACCGCATCATAAATATAAGCATTTATGCCTAAAGGAGCCGCAATTCCGTCTGCCAGCAGAGCCCCTAGATTGGAAGCGTGCTCTGACAGCTTACCACTGAGAATTAATGCCTTCATGGTATCATCAACCAGATAGGCTCCTGATTTAACAGGCGGAAGCAATCCTCCCCGACCCATTACCAGCGATAAAACAGATAAATCGAACTGGTTTTCGTCAAGCCTTTGTAATATAGACTGCAGGCGATACTGATACTGATCATTCACCTGCTTAAATTCATCCAAATCAGATTCCTGATGGACAATCGCTTCAGAAAAAAGCATTTCCTCGTCTTTATAAACACCTATTTTGGTCGATAGTGAACCGGGATTGATTACCAGTATATATTTACCGTTCATTTTAACTATAGCAGACTTATGAATAGTCATTCCCCTTTTTAGTTCTCAAATCAATAACTATTTCCCAATCCGAATGATCTATAAACTCCTTAACTTAGACAGAATATTACTGATGCTTTAATTACTTTCTACGGCCAACCCAGCTTCATCAGGGCTTTTCGTTTCCACAATTCTGACGACCTTATCCACAAGCTTGACCAGTATCAGTGTTTCTTCATCAGTAAAACTTTCCAGGATCAGTTCGCCGATTCCCATATAGTCTTTCAATATAGCCTTAACCGTTTTAAAGCCAGTTTCTGTCAGACCAATAGTGACTACCCGTTTATCGGTCGCACTTTTCTCGCGTTTTATTAACTCATGCTTTTCCATGCGCGAAATAATACCTGTCGCTGTATTTAAAGGCACCTCTAAATAGTCTGACAGTTCCGTCATATTAACCGCGCTGTTACGATAAAGGTAAAGCATTACATATACTTCATTTTTTGAGCAGTTTAAACTTTCATTCACCCAGATATCTGACGATAGAATAACTTTTATTTTATCAATCAGATCCAGAAACAAACCCTCCATACCATCACTCATAAATTTCTCCACCTCTCAAAACTTCGATTATAGAATTATTTTTAGTTTACTCCCACTGCTGCAGATTGTCAATGTTCTTTTTAGTTCAAAAACTGCTTTATATTAGCTGTCGCTTAGCGTATTTATAGAAAAATCCCTGTTTTTCCATCAATGTATGGTAGGATCCTTCTTCCACAATATTACCCTTTTCCAGCACGACAATCCGGTCACACTCGATAATGGTGCTCAACCGATGAGCAATGACCAGCCTGGTTGCATCAAGCTTTTTCAGACTTTCTGCAACGATTTTTTGTGAACGGTTATCAAGAGCACTGGTGGCTTCGTCAAAAAACAAAACTGCCGGCTCAGCTGCAATTGCTCTGGCAATCAGCAGCTTCTGCCGCTGACCGCCGGAAAGGGTTCCGGCACCTTCTGCCACCATCGTTCGCAGGCCCATGGGCATCGCCCGGACTTCATCTTCCATACCAACCTTTTTTAGCAGATCCCAGACTTCTTCTTCATCCACTTCATCCCGGGAACCTTTGATATTTGACAAAATATCACCTGGAATCAACTGGCTGTCCTGGAGAACCACACCCATCTGCTTTCTGATTTCGCGAATATCCACACTCTCAAGATCATAACCACCACAATAGATTGACCCGTCAGAAGGCTTTTCAAATCCCAACAGCAGTCTTAAAAGTGTCGATTTGCCGCTGCCTGAAGCTCCGATAATGGCAATATACTCGCCATGTTTAATGTCCAGAGAGATATTATCAAGAATGGTTGGCCCACCCTCCAGATATGAAAACTTCAGGTGCTTAATCTCCATATCTCCGGAAATCCTGCCGGGTTTAGTTTTACGAATATCCACCTCCGGTAAACCATTCATAATTGGTTTGGCATTCTCATACTGAGGAATTATACTGTTTATCGAAATCAGAACCTGGATCAGCCCTAAAAAAGATGATATGAAGACCGTAAATGAAGAGTTAATAGCTACAAATGAACCACTGGAAATACTGTTTTCACTGACATAGTAGTAAATAAGACACATACAGAGACTGGGAAAAGCTACCGTCGTCATCCGCAGGGCCGCAGTTAGGATCCCTCTCTTATATTCCATTTTCCGCTGACTGGTATAAGCTTTAACCCAATTCAGATAAGCCCGGTCTTCCGCTCCGGCAACGCGAAGCCTTGGTACCGAAGTAATCAGTTCATAGACAAACCCGGAAATTTCATTGAGCATTGCCGTGGATTTGCGCTGATAATTCATCTGTTTTTTTCCGATCAGAACATTAATCGTTACAGTGATTGCTGTCAGTAAAAAGGCAAGTCCCCCTATTTTCACATCAATCATAAAAATATAGAACCCGTTAACGATGGAAAAGGCACTGGTTAAAATCATGGTAATCACACTAACCGATAAAATTTTCTGGATCATGGAAAAACCGGTGGCACGCATGGCTAAAGAACCGGAAGAGTATTGTCTGAAAAAAGACGCCGGAAGTGACAGCAGCTTATCCAGAAGCGAATTCTGAAGGATTGAAAGCTTCCCTTGAATTCTTAATATCGTAATACTCTCAACCATCGTAAACAAGCCACGACTAATGGCAACGGCAATCAAAATAAAACCCACCACCAGAATCGTCACAGACTGATTCTGAGGGATCCAGATATTAAATAACTGCTGCATGGCCATCGCCGGAAATAATGATAAAATTGCAGCTGCAGTTGCCAGCAGAATAACGCGAATCAGATCTTTTGTCTCAAACAGTTTTGTTCCCAAACTGACCATGTCAAAAAAGCTCACCGGCTCTTTAGGCAAAGGAGGATAAAAAACATAGGCTTTAGGAAAATTATCTGCCTCCGTGACCAGATGCCCCTCTTGCTGATGATTATAGCAGAAATATCGAGATGCCTTTTGAGGGATTAGTGCCAAAGCTTCACCTTTCTCATCAAAAGCTAGCATTGGTCCATTATCTGCCTTATACCAGGCTCCTTTTAATTCTACCTCGCGATAGCGAAAACCGGACTCGTTGGCAATTAGTCTGAGCTGATCCTCAGCATTTAAAAGTTCCCTTAAGGGTGGCATTGACACCTTGATCCCCATAAATAAGGCAACCTTAATGATAGCTGAAATCAGCGGATTATCCTCGACCGTAATCACAGCCTCTTCTTTTGCCAATACGCTATCGAAAGCTTTTTGAGCGCTGTCTTCATATTTTCTACGAATTTCCCGTATTTGTCTCAGGTCTTTTGCCATTATTGTCCTTCCGTTCTGATGAGATTTGCGTACTCTCCATCCAATTGCATTAAAACTTCGTGATTACCTCGCTCTGCAACCTCGCCATCGCTTAAAACAATAATCTCATCGCAATCCCGAATCGTTGACAGGCGATGGGCTACGAGAATCATGCTGATCCCTCTTCTTTTAATATTTTCCATAACTTCTGCTTCCGTAGCCGTATCAAGCGCACTGGTTGCCTCATCCATCACTATAATTCGGGGTTTCTTGCAAAGGGCTCGAGCAATTTCCAGACGCTGACGCTGACCACCGCTCAAGTTTCTGCCACCTTCGCTAAGGACATAGTCAAAGGCATTGGGCAAGGCCAGAATATCCTCAAAGATACAGGCATCTTTAGCGGCTTCAATCACATCCTCCATGGGAATCGTTTCATCCCACATGGTTATATTATCAAGAACACTGGTTGAATACATCATGATTTCCTGATCCACCGAAGACATGGTATTAATCCGCAATTCAGCCGGAATTTTTTTTATATCGATTCCATCAATTTTAATTTCCCCGCTCCAGGGCTGATACAGGGTCGTAATCATTTTGGCGATCGTGGATTTGCCGCTGCCTGAAGACCCCACTAAAGCGATGGATCCCCCGGCAGACAGCTTTAGATTAAGATTTTCTATAATCGGCTTTGACAGCCGATTATAGCCAAAGGTCAGATCATTAATTTCAATTTCACCCTGCAGCTGGTTACAGTTAAATTTTTCCAGATCAAGATTTTCTGTTTCCAAGGCTGGATCTTCCGGATATTTTTCCACATCATCAAGCCTTTGAATATCGGCAATCATCCCCTGCAGGGCAGCACTTGTGCTGACCAGTTCACTCATCGGCTGGGTAAAACCATTCATCAAAGCATTAAAGGCTACAAAAGTACCAACACTCATCATTCCCATCAGGACCGTTTCGCCACCCAGCATGAAAATCAGAGCTGTTAAAATACTGGTCAGAAGCGTAGGCAAAACAGAAATAATCGCCTCCATGCCACCCATCCGTTGTTCCACTTCAAGGGTTTCTGCACTGAGACCGGCAATTCTGGTGAAAAAGTGATCTTCTTCACCAATTGATTTAATAGTCTCAATGGACTTTAAATTAACCATAATCCAGCCGATAGATTTACCCTGATACTGGAGTAGAACCCGATTGTTATCAGCATTTTTTCGAGCTGTGTACTGAAGCAGGAGAACATTAGCAATTGTTACTGCAATCCCCACCAGCGTTAGGGGCACATTATAATTAAATAACAGGCCTAAATACAAAACAGCTGTGACAATATTGACCATGATTCTGGTCAGATTTCCGGAAAGGGCTGCCGCGACAGTATTAATACTTTGCATTCGGCTGTTGATATCTCCGGACTGTCGCTGATTGAAGAACTCTACCGGCAGCCGCAACACATGATGCAAATACTGTCCGGCACTGTTAATGGCAATATAATTTTCCATTCGCACCAGGGCGGTCTCTTTTAGCCAATTCAGTAAAGCCTGGAGAAAAATGGTATTCAAGAGAATCAAAAGAAAAATATAAATATGATATCTTTGGGTATTATTCAGGAAATAATCCACAAAAACCTTTGCGTAATTGGCAATTACCAGGCCGGGAATAACCAGTAGAACACCGATGATCAAAGCATAAATAAGGGGTGTTACGCCACTCTGGGATAATCTTTTTATAAGTGCTTTCCAGACATTTGGTTTCTCACCTTTTTTTTCGAAACCATCTCCCGGCCGGGCCTCAATAACCACACCGGTAAAGAGTCTGGCCAGTTCCTCCCGATTGATAACCCGCTGTCCGGAAGCCGGATCACAAATATAAACCTTATCCTTTTTAAAGCCTTCAAGAACCAGAAAATGACTGTAATCCCAATGAATAATCAGGGGCATTTCCATTTTTTCCAGCTGCTCAACGGTGGTTACAAAGCCCTGGGCAGTCATCCCGTACATTCTGGCAGTTCTGGCGATGTTTCCGGCCTTAACGCCATCCCGGGAAACACCGCAGTCAATACGCAGAGTTTCAAGGCTTTCATAGCGTCCATAATGTGCCAGAATCATTGAAAGAGAGGCAACGCCGCACTCAACTGCTTCCATCTGCAAAACCACCGGTACTTTAACTACATGATTTTTTTTAGCATCACCCATCGCTTATCCTTTCTATGAGATCACTAGATTCCACAGATACAGTTTATCGGTGAAAATCGTCGCTGCAGCAGAAATCCCCACAAGCATTTTCTGTTCAGCACCCTCATTGGCTTTTGTCCAGATATAATTTCCTTCAGCATCAACTTTGGGGTCAATAATAATGGTTGCAAGATCATTTGCCTGTCCGTCCTGTTTCTCAATAGTTCTGACAATTCCCTGCAAATATCCGTACTCACTGGAAGGCAGGGTGGAAAGTTCGATAAAAACTTCATCTCCCTGAGTCACGTTCTGAATATTTCCATAATCCGACTGAATCACAACCACTCCCATCTGACTGTCCTGATCGGCCTTGCTGATGGTAAAAACAACCTCATTCTTCTCGATCATTTCCCCTTCCTGGAAAAGCATCTCATTTACTACTCCACTGTCCGGCGCAACTATCATGGTCTGTCTTTTGACCTCGCTGACCTGTTCGTCACTCAAACCGCTGGTGTAAGATGACTCCAAAGTCTGACTGGTGATTACTCCTAACAGATCTCCCTTATTTACGTAATCTCCTTTTGATACTGCTATCTGGGTCACGGTCCCATTTAAGTCACTGCTGACATTGATAGAGCCTTCACCATAGGCCACTGTCCCGTCAAGACTAACGGTAATATTAATGGGTACCGTCACCGAAAAAATGATAACTGCCGCCAGAAAAATAAGGACCCCTAAAAGGACCAGCAGATTTTTGGGTCCTATCACCGTAATCAGGGCAACATGTTCTTTTTTTAGAGGTTTCTGTTCTTTAAAAATTGATTTTTTTTCCATTTGGACTCCCTCTTTGAACTGAATTAACGTCCATCAAAACTGACTCAACTGGCCGTCATCATTGATTTTTATCTTTCTGGCCTTTTCAATTTGAACTTGTAATCAGTTGACCACCTACAAAGCTTTTTTCTATAACCGGAATCCCCTGAATCAGGCGGCTTTCAAAATGAACCGACCCGTAGAGACTCTCGAATTGTGAATCTTTCAGTACTGTTTTGATATCTGAAGTTTCCAGGCTGCCTGCCTGATTAACGGCATCAGCCGCCAGATGCAGGGCAAAATATCCCTGGGCTGCAGGCAAATCCGGAGTGAGACCAAACATCTCCTGATATGCCTTTATAAATTCAGACTCTGGTCCTTCTGTCGCTTGAGCATCATAATAGGAAATCACCTGAGTTAAAGGCCTTAGACTTTCAGGTACTTCATAAGGCTGCACTTCAATATCATAGGTCACGAAAATCGGCCGAGTGTTATCAGTTTGCTCCAGGTAATTAAACAGTTTTGTGATATCAGAACCCACACAGGCCGAGACTATAGCCTGGACCCCCACAGCATCCCATTTTTTTAAATAAGTCTTAAAATAATCAGCGGTCGGCAGATAGGACACCGCATCCACTATTTCCAAACCGGCATTTCGGGCATGTTCCTCAAATTTCTGCATAAAATCTTTCCCATAAGTATTTCCGGCGGTATGAATAATAGCCACTTTTGTAATTCCCTGAGCCACCAATTTTTCAACCATTACCTGAGCCTGTTCATTTTCAGAAGGAGCAACCAGATAAGCGCCTTCATTTTCAGGCCGGCTGATTTTAGAGCTGGCTATGATTGGGGCAAATAGAAGCTTATTATTGCGCTGATAGATCCCTTCCACCTCCAGCACATCATCGGTACTGCGATGTCCGATGACAATCGGAAAGCCTTCTTTTTCCGCCACCATGGTCGCCACTTCGACTGCGGTATTTGTATTGTCGCCATCATCGACAAAATTAATGGTAATGGACTCACCAAGAATACCGCCTTTGTCATTAATTTCCTGGGCGGCCAGTTCTATTCCATTTTTGAAAGATGCACTGTAATCTTCAGAAAAAGGATAGATTACATCAATGATTTGATCAGTTGTCTGATTATCCGATTTTTGACATCCGCAAATCAGCATGATTGTGACTACCAGGAATAACAATCCAATTTTTTTCATAACGCTCTCCTATATACTCTGGGAAAACAAAATCAGGCCATTCCTGTTCATCTTTTCCAGACAGCTCTGCATTTTTTCTTGCGACCAGCCCAGTTTTTCCATTAATTCGCCAATCGTAAGAACACCTGAACTCCAAAGAATTTCAAGTTCTTCATCAGAAAGACTCTCTAAATCCCACCAAGCCGGATCCTGAACATTCTGTACCGTATACACCTGTATTTTTGAAATTTCCACATGTTCCCACTCTTTTAATATCCCATCGAAAAGAACCAGATTTTTGAAATAATTATGCCATTTTTCGTCCTTGACATATAAAAATTTAAAATAGGCGCTGGTAATCCCGTAACGCATGGCCAGCTGATAATCATTTTTAATCCGCATTTTGGGCAGTTGACTGTTTTGATATTGAGCCTTCATACGATTGGAAATTTTCGTGATAAATCGTGACCGCTCTCTGCAAATTTCCGCTAGGGATAATGCCTTTGTATGGTTCACCGGAAAATCCTCATTGGCTGTTAAGCATTCCCGATCTTCAAGGATGATTCCAAAGCTTTCCGGATTATTATAAATTTGGGTCCCCGGCAGAGGCATAATAAAGGTGGTCGATAAATCCAGCATCCCCGGCGCGGATTCAAGCATTTCTAGCGCCATTTTGCTGGTTTGTTCAAGGGTTTCAAGGCTTTCAAAAGCACCCCCGATGATAAAATTGCCGGTCAGCTGGGGCAGGCCTTCCTCAAAACAGATTTCAACGACTTTTTTTACATCTTCTGGACTTGCCTGCTTGCCATATGCATCAAGTACATGGCCAACTCCCGATTCCATACCAATCTGCATCCTTACCATCCCGCTTTTTATCATCTCTTTAATCAAATCAGGATGTTTGGCCAGAAAACCCGGGTGTCCTTCACAAAACCAGACAAAATCATAGATTTCCCGCAGTTTTTTAAGCCCAGCCAAAAGTTCCTTTAGGCGTTTAGGGCGAGTGGTAAAGGTATCATCGGCAAAAAACAGATAGCGCGGCCCGGAACTTTCTTTAAGCCGCGTTTCAATTTCCAAAAGCACATCACAAGCTTCCCGCATTCTTAGCGTTTTGGAGTTCCCACCTTCAAAACAGAATGCGCAACGGTGGGGACAGCCTCTGGCCGCGATCACGGAAAGCAGGGGGCGCTCCTGATGATTCCATTTATCCTGGTCCTCTGGTAGAGCAAAAGGCGAAAAATCTTTGATGGTCACATATTCGCTGTTTTGGTTGTCCGATATTTCTCCTGAAACCCTTCTGCTGACACCCGCCCTTTTAGCCAGAAGCCATTCAACAAGGATTTCCTCTCCCTCACCTTTAAGAATCGCATCCGCCAGCCATATTTTTTTATCTTCCGGAGTCATATGCAGGGTTTGGGGCCCGCCCAGCAAGATATAAAAAGAAGCTTCCTTTTTCAAGGCTTTAATGATCGCCGCCACGGCTGAACGATTATCAAAATCACAATAGAAACAGACCGCAAATAACGATGACCCTTCCTGTTTGATCACATCCATCACATCGGTGGTAATTCCGGTCAGGGCTTTGGCTTCAAAACCGTTCTGATTTAATTGTGCCGCCAGGGTTAATGTACCCAGGCTTTCAATCATTTCAAAGGTCCGTCCCCTGATCAGGCGCTGGGTGTATACCAGCAGGACCTTATTCTTTATGTTTTCCGATATAATATCCACTTGTTTTTCTCCATCTGCTTAAGCGACCGCCTTGCCTGAGCACAAAAATCATAGACCTTTTCATTTGGATCAAGGCTCCTCCTGGCTGCTCTGACCACTTCCTTTTCTGAAATTCGACCGCCACATAATTTTAAAAGGGTATTGTCCATTTCACTTAAGGTTTTTCCCATAATTTCTGACCTGCCCTTAGAAAAGTCAGTGTGTAGCCAGTATTCGAAGGTCCGATGGGGGATCGCGTCAGCCTCACCTTTACCGACAAAATAATCACCTGAAGCCCGCATGGTCCAGTAGGCATTATCAATTGGCAGATTCTTATAGACGTAATCATTCCACCGGGTAAAAATCCCATAATGGCGAATCAATCGATAAGATTCAAGAATGATTTCCTCCGGAATCCTGCCATCCTGATAAATCTGCATCATGACACCCTGTAGCCTCTTATTAGCTTGAAGGCGAGTATTCAAAAGATCCATAAAATCCAGTTCATCAGTTCGGGATAGGGGGATATCTTCATTGCAGCAATCAATCAGGTCATGGTAAATGGACATGCCAAATTTTTCCGGATTAACTGTAATCGGGGTTCGGGGATAGGGCAAAAATGAAAAATAGGCGGTTTCAAACTGTCCGGGTGCCCGATTCAAAAGCTCCATGATCAGGTCTTCCGATTCCTGAATCGTTTCTTTTGTTTCATGGGGACCACCCAGGATTATATTGCCGGAAATACTGTGAATGCCTGAATCTACACAATGATCAACGACATCTAAAACCATTTCTTTGGTGATTTTTTTATTATATTCTTTGAGAACTTCATCACAGCCCGATTCCAGACCAAAAAATATTTTTTTAAGTCCCGCATCAGCCAAATTTTTTGCCATTTCCCGATGTTTATCGATGGTTGAAATATGGGCGCTGGCAAACCAGACAAAATCATAATCATAACGAAATTCTTTTACCTCTTCACAGATCCGGTTGACCCGATGATGATCAAGAGTAAATGTATCATCAAGAAAATTGATGTATTTAATATCCGGATCCCTCCGGAAGTTATTTTTAATTTCTGCCATCAGGTCTTCGACTGAATGACGACGAACAGTCCGGGAATTTGCCCCCTCATAACAAAAGGTACACCCAAAAGGACAGCCTCTGCCAGTTAGAATCGGCAGCAGTCCATAATACTGATAGTCATCGGTTAAGGTAATGTCCGGCCAGGGGGTTTGATCCAGATCTTGGGGCGGTTTACGCGGAGGAGTTTCGATCAGTTGACCATTCGCACCAGGGTAGAGAATTCCTTGAATCTCTGAAAGACATCCTTGATGTTCAAGAAAATAATCCATCAGTTCAAGAATGGTTTCTTCACCTTCGCCAATACAGGCAGCCTCAATTTCGGTATTGTTAAAAAACTCCTCTGTCAGCCCCACGGTTTGAGGACCTCCAGCCAAAAGAATTACTTCTGGGTACGAATCTTTTATCTCGCGAGCAAAAATCTCCACCCAGTGAATATTATTAAAATCACAATAAAATCCAATAATCCTTGGTTTATCAGTTTCCATCAGGTCCCTGACCCTCGATAATCCTTCGCTGGCATAGCCCTGAAACATTTCCACACTATAATTTTTTTGTCTTAACAGCTGGGTCAGTATATTAAGTCCCAGATTAGAACCTGGGACATGTCCACTGACATAACGATGGGATTTAAT
This genomic interval from Eubacteriaceae bacterium ES3 contains the following:
- a CDS encoding radical SAM protein, with protein sequence MDILLIKSHRYVSGHVPGSNLGLNILTQLLRQKNYSVEMFQGYASEGLSRVRDLMETDKPRIIGFYCDFNNIHWVEIFAREIKDSYPEVILLAGGPQTVGLTEEFFNNTEIEAACIGEGEETILELMDYFLEHQGCLSEIQGILYPGANGQLIETPPRKPPQDLDQTPWPDITLTDDYQYYGLLPILTGRGCPFGCTFCYEGANSRTVRRHSVEDLMAEIKNNFRRDPDIKYINFLDDTFTLDHHRVNRICEEVKEFRYDYDFVWFASAHISTIDKHREMAKNLADAGLKKIFFGLESGCDEVLKEYNKKITKEMVLDVVDHCVDSGIHSISGNIILGGPHETKETIQESEDLIMELLNRAPGQFETAYFSFLPYPRTPITVNPEKFGMSIYHDLIDCCNEDIPLSRTDELDFMDLLNTRLQANKRLQGVMMQIYQDGRIPEEIILESYRLIRHYGIFTRWNDYVYKNLPIDNAYWTMRASGDYFVGKGEADAIPHRTFEYWLHTDFSKGRSEIMGKTLSEMDNTLLKLCGGRISEKEVVRAARRSLDPNEKVYDFCAQARRSLKQMEKNKWILYRKT
- a CDS encoding radical SAM protein translates to MDIISENIKNKVLLVYTQRLIRGRTFEMIESLGTLTLAAQLNQNGFEAKALTGITTDVMDVIKQEGSSLFAVCFYCDFDNRSAVAAIIKALKKEASFYILLGGPQTLHMTPEDKKIWLADAILKGEGEEILVEWLLAKRAGVSRRVSGEISDNQNSEYVTIKDFSPFALPEDQDKWNHQERPLLSVIAARGCPHRCAFCFEGGNSKTLRMREACDVLLEIETRLKESSGPRYLFFADDTFTTRPKRLKELLAGLKKLREIYDFVWFCEGHPGFLAKHPDLIKEMIKSGMVRMQIGMESGVGHVLDAYGKQASPEDVKKVVEICFEEGLPQLTGNFIIGGAFESLETLEQTSKMALEMLESAPGMLDLSTTFIMPLPGTQIYNNPESFGIILEDRECLTANEDFPVNHTKALSLAEICRERSRFITKISNRMKAQYQNSQLPKMRIKNDYQLAMRYGITSAYFKFLYVKDEKWHNYFKNLVLFDGILKEWEHVEISKIQVYTVQNVQDPAWWDLESLSDEELEILWSSGVLTIGELMEKLGWSQEKMQSCLEKMNRNGLILFSQSI
- a CDS encoding ABC transporter substrate-binding protein is translated as MKKIGLLFLVVTIMLICGCQKSDNQTTDQIIDVIYPFSEDYSASFKNGIELAAQEINDKGGILGESITINFVDDGDNTNTAVEVATMVAEKEGFPIVIGHRSTDDVLEVEGIYQRNNKLLFAPIIASSKISRPENEGAYLVAPSENEQAQVMVEKLVAQGITKVAIIHTAGNTYGKDFMQKFEEHARNAGLEIVDAVSYLPTADYFKTYLKKWDAVGVQAIVSACVGSDITKLFNYLEQTDNTRPIFVTYDIEVQPYEVPESLRPLTQVISYYDAQATEGPESEFIKAYQEMFGLTPDLPAAQGYFALHLAADAVNQAGSLETSDIKTVLKDSQFESLYGSVHFESRLIQGIPVIEKSFVGGQLITSSN